One Glycine max cultivar Williams 82 chromosome 1, Glycine_max_v4.0, whole genome shotgun sequence genomic window, CGAATTCCGAATATCTTCTATCGGAGGTCAAATCTCTAGACTTCGCAGTAACTCAACTATAATTGCCGCGCAATGCCCGATGTACTGTCAAACACAATTTCATGTCAGTTTAAGTTTGAACTACACACATAAACGACAGTCATTCCGGAGTAAATTTTTacgaggattttttttttcaactgaaaaatttaaaagtctttgaaatttgaaaattagatTTGTATATccttgaaaatatctttaatgaaGGCCTTTGGTTGGTTTTTAGTTgccagttttaaatttttttagaaacagttagttttaatgtttttttgtttaatttttaattttaaataaatttattttaaaagtttcatatcCTATTAAATATTGTTTAGAGTTGTTTTTATGAGTGATCATAACCATGATAATAACTGTATTGGCCGTGATAGTTAAGAACAGTGATGATAATACCTAAGATAACAACCACTGCATTGATAGTTGATAGTAGTAACAATAAAAAGATTTATTATCAAGAAGTATGtgatttagaaaattaaaaattcaattcagACCTaactttttattgattttgaaaaccaatataaaatattttaaaatgagttgAAATGTTTCAACTCTATATTTATCCAacacaatttgttttattttaaaaattaataattaaaattttgcaatCACTCCATACGAgtctttatgatttttttaaattaattctttaaacttatatttattttttagttaagtgTTTCTGTCTGATTGACATTACGAAAAATTAACTAGCTGAGTTAGCTGTTGAGTTATGTGAGTTTTCAAAGTTGTTATTGGGTGAGATGGAAGAAGACAGCATCATCAAGCATGTGATAACTATTTTTCTTGCTTGTCGGGCGGCATAGGATGCTCCAGCCAATTGTTGTGTGTTGTATCGGCTAACGGCAAGATTGATTCCATTTTCTTATCCACGCTCATACACGCCACACCTGTCTATTTCGAGACAAACGATAATACTCGTCATGACGAAGAGACATCTGGCACCAAATTGCtgcaaaataacaaaaactttCCACACTTTCACTTTTACGTGCCCATTTGACTAGTATAGTTAGTCAAATCCATTGAAATGCTATTGCCTGTTTGAACTTATTTGAAGCAAAGAACTCGTTTTCCAAGGCTCAAAGCACAAAACTTacttccttttatatatatatatatatatatatatatatatatatatatatatatatatatatatatatatatatatatatatatatatatatatatccaaaccTTGGTTGACATTTCTCCAAAACCCTCCATGCGAGTTGCGAGCCTTCAATTTATAATCCTAGTCGGCCATATATGTCCATCATTCTCCTCGTAATTTCTTCTTTGACTAATCGATCTATATCTCTACGTTTTCCTATATAGATGTGATTTAATTTGGTGTTGGATGAACTTGCACGTACGCATGCTTGATGGATTGGGATTTGCAAGCTATTGTGGGATGCAACAAAGCCCCTGCAGCCACCGTGATGGACAACCCGCATCTCATTTTTTCTCAACATTTCTGTCCTGAAGAACAAGATGACCTACTTTGCAATTTTCAGGAATTCTCAGAAACCACAACGGTGGTTGATGAATTAGAAGAGCTTTACAAACCTTCCTACCCTCGTCATGTTCATGACAACCCTCTTCCCGTCGTTGCAAATTCCCCACCTATCCTAGATGAAAAAGTCAAAGAACTCAAACCATCAGACAAAACAGCATCTAGATGTAAAAAAAGGTATTCATCATGCATCCAactgaatttgaaaattgatactactatttttctttacattAAAAGTGaagatattatataatattactattaatttCTCAGCAAGAAGCGGCAGAAGAATAAGAGGGTGGTGACAGCTGCAGATGGTGTTTCGGACCCATGGGCATGGCGTAAATATGGGCAGAAACCAATAAAGGGGTCACCTTATCCTCGTAGCTATTATAGATGTAGCAGCTCCAAAGGGTGCTTAGCTAGGAAACACGTGGAACGGAGTCATTTGGATCCTGGAGTTTTCATAGTTACCTACACTGCAGAACACAGCGATCCTCACCCTACATGCAAAAACTCacaacaaagaaagaacagttccACAATTCCACTTCCAACTACAAGAACTCGGGATGATCAACACACATTAATACCTGTGGTGGCGGAGGCTATCGAAGATGAGCATGAAGAAATTAAGGAGCTTAAGAAAGAGGAAGATTTTGTAGAAGGTGTTGGTTTCCAAGCATCGAAGTTGAGGAACTAAAAGGACTTGCATTAGATGACCGTGGCTTCGTGAATAGTATACATAGGTGGTTCGTCTCAACTCATGCAATCTAATTAACGTAGTGACATGTATTTCATAAATTTAGGCTTTCCATTTTTTCAAAGTGTGATTTGTTTTGTCTGTAGTAAATCTTTCGTTCTTCGTTGGGATACTTCCATGCAACtgaatatatatgaataacCATTATCACTGCAACTAACGGTTTTAAatgattaactatatttagccttttattgtaattaattaacattaacatACTGATACACTCtaagtaatgatttttttaaaaaaaaaactaaaagtattATTAGATtctgcaaaaaaatattttttaatgaaattttaacatattttattgaaattaaaatgaaagttgtttattcaagataataaaataagtaaaaacaaacaaacaaacaaattctTCTAAACAGACACGGCAATTTTGCAGCGATGGGATACTGTAGATACGTATAATGTATAATGTATTATTGCAATACTGTAGATACGTACGTTTTGAAGTTTACCATCAGAGAGAGCGGAGTCTCCCCTCCACTTTACTCGTTGGGTGGTGGGCAAGTTCCCCGAGCGTTGTCCTTCAAAAAACAAGATGGCTTTGCCAAGAGTATCTGCATAGTCAGAATTATTTGCCGATGAACTCATGTAATGACTAGTCCATTATTAATGTGACTAGGCATGGCACACCACAAGAACAATACACCAATGAATACCAAATTGTACCCCATGATATATGACTCTCTTAACTAACTATGAAGGATTCAGCTAAAGTTGCTAGTATATATATAG contains:
- the LOC102667019 gene encoding WRKY transcription factor 22; protein product: MDWDLQAIVGCNKAPAATVMDNPHLIFSQHFCPEEQDDLLCNFQEFSETTTVVDELEELYKPSYPRHVHDNPLPVVANSPPILDEKVKELKPSDKTASRCKKSKKRQKNKRVVTAADGVSDPWAWRKYGQKPIKGSPYPRSYYRCSSSKGCLARKHVERSHLDPGVFIVTYTAEHSDPHPTCKNSQQRKNSSTIPLPTTRTRDDQHTLIPVVAEAIEDEHEEIKELKKEEDFVEGVGFQASKLRN